ATCCGTGAATAAGGCATATTCCCCTTCAACTAAAAATGATATTTGATTTCTCATTATTTCCCTCCTTTATTTTATTAGAGAACAATCATTTGATTCGCAACTGAACCGGTTTTATCAATGCCAAATACATTAGAATAAGCACATTCACACAAAGCAAATATTTCACCATGGTAAAGTGGACGAATATAGCCATTCTTTTGTAGGTCTTCAATTTCATAGGAAAAAAGATTCACGATATATTGTTGTGCTTTCTTTAGTAAAGGACCTAATTCATTTAATGCCAATTCATCTCCATTCAATCTCTGAATGATGTCTTTCCCTTCCTCATAAGGAACCAAAACAGCAGTTGTTGGCGTATCAATCACATTAAAATACTTGCCAATTGTTTTGGTACTATTGTGTAACAATAAATCAGGAAATTGCTCTTTGCCATATTTATTCTTATATTGATAGATGGTATTTTCATTTTTTCCCAATAATGAAAATAACTCTAAAGAATTCTTTGCAGTGGGATATTTTAAATTAGGCTCAATATCAGAATGCTTATAAAACTGTTTAAAATAAGTATTTTGTGCTTCAAAAGAAAGCAATTTACCACTATATAAATTTGAATCCATTCGTAAATTCTCTAACATTTTTAGTGTAATCTCTTTGCCAGCTTTAATTTCTTTTAAGTACTTCAAATCCTCTAATTTTTTTCTAGACGAATGATATAAACTGGCTGTTTATTTGGTTGCTCTCCGTTCCGATTACAGCGACCCGCTGCCTGAGCAATAGAATCCAACCCAGCTGACGATCGAATCACTGCTTCAAAACTAATATCAATTCCTGCTTCAATTAGTTGCGTAGTGATACAAACAAGTTTACGTTGCTGATTCTTTGCATTTAATTTTACATTTATTTCCTTTAGAATTTGTTTTCGATGAGCAGGACACATTGCCGTACTTAAATGATATAATTCGATTTCTTCACTTGATTGCTCAGCCAGCAGTTGATATAACTCTAAAACAGCTTTTTTTGTATTCAGAATAACTAAAAGATTATTTCTCTCTTGTAATATTTCTTCAATCAAGCTGACAGTATCTTTAATATTCCAAGCACTTTGCGTTGTTTTATCGATAATTTCAACACGTTCAAAAGCTGCCTCAATCTTTTGAAGTTCACTCTTTTCTAATATATCTTTATCTTTTTGAAGTTTTTTATCTAAATTATTCAAAGCAGGTTGTGTTGCTGTACATAAGATACTTGTTGTTTGTGCAAAATTTTTCAAATAATTGATTGCCTCATTAAATAAATAAGTACAATGTACTGGAAGACTCTGCACTTCATCAAAAATAATTACTGCATGATATAACTGATGAAATCGTCGTGGATTTCTGGTACCTCGACTATATATAACATCTAAAAATTGAACCATCGTTGTAAAAATAATTGGTGCTTCCCAATTGTCTTTCATGGATACTTCTTCACGTTCTCTTCTTTCTTCAAGTCCGCCTTGATTTTGTTTGTTTTTTTGATCAACTATCTCTTCCTGTAAAATATTCGAGTGATGTTCAAGAATATACCGATCTTCTTTTAAAATATCACGAACTACTTGAGCATTTTGTTCAATAATGGTTGTAAAGGGTGTCACATAAATAATACGTTCTTTCTCATGAATACGTGTATGTTCTAAGGCAAAACGAAGAGAAGCCAATGTTTTTCCACCACCGGTTGGGATAGCTAATCCATAAATTCCTGTTGGTTCTTTGGCAAAATCTAAACACCTTTTTGACATCTGGTTGCGTAATTGGTTAATCGGTGTTGGGTTACCTTCTTCAAAAGTTTTTAATTTTTGTTCTAGTCGTTAACTATATTTCAAAAATAATGGTTTTTGTTGAATTGGTTCATATGTAGTTCTTGTTTCAAAATTCATTGTATTGGTCCGATCTGCATCTAAAAGACAACTGTAAATCATTTTAGCAATAAAGAATAGCTGATTTTCCGTTGGTTTGTTTTCAGAAATGAAAAAAGCTTTCAGTTCTTCAGTGGCCATTTCTAGATATGCCAAAAATTCTGATTCTGATAGACAATCTTCAAAAAAACGTTTCTTTATTGTCCCATATTCTGGTAACTCTTTATCTCTCACTCTTTTTAAATAATCAAGTGAAAAATCTTCTTCTGGCTTGATAAAATCTTGTAATCCATGACTACTATGATGGGAAATAATAGCATTACCAACTAATTCAGCAACCAATTTTTGATAGGGACATTGATTTTTCTGATGTAGGTATTCATATAATAATTTTCCACCAGCAGTTGAGTGATCGACACTGCCTCTAGTCACACTATTTGGATCAATCATTGCTTGTTTCAAATAATTTTGGAAATCATCTGAGTACTTTCCTATGTCATGCAGAAGTCCTGCTACATAGCAAACTGCTTCAAGGTTTAATTTTTTACCAAAGCGCTTACTTAATGCTGCTGTTTCAAGCAGATGATCTTTTAATAATTGCTGCTCACCTGTTACTTGATTATAATGCGCAATAAATTTCATTACATATCCCTTTCTGTTTAACTATTAGTATATCACTTTTAAAATTAAAATTAATATCTTTTTTAAATAGTTGATTTTAAAAAGAAAAAAGGCATATTATTTATGCCTTTTAGTTAATATTAATCTTCGTTTCAATCCTCGTACCTTTACCTTTATTCAAAGATACGCCTATCTCTTTAGCGTTAGAGAGATAATTTATTTTAACAAGCAATTATGGTAAAATCAAGTAAGTATTTAATTCTAATAAATATCAACTTTAATAGTTAATAAAATTCTTTTAAAAAATTAATATAGATTTTGAAATGATGATGGTTG
The genomic region above belongs to Melissococcus plutonius ATCC 35311 and contains:
- the cas3 gene encoding CRISPR-associated helicase Cas3' — protein: MSKRCLDFAKEPTGIYGLAIPTGGGKTLASLRFALEHTRIHEKERIIYVTPFTTIIEQNAQVVRDILKEDRYILEHHSNILQEEIVDQKNKQNQGGLEERREREEVSMKDNWEAPIIFTTMVQFLDVIYSRGTRNPRRFHQLYHAVIIFDEVQSLPVHCTYLFNEAINYLKNFAQTTSILCTATQPALNNLDKKLQKDKDILEKSELQKIEAAFERVEIIDKTTQSAWNIKDTVSLIEEILQERNNLLVILNTKKAVLELYQLLAEQSSEEIELYHLSTAMCPAHRKQILKEINVKLNAKNQQRKLVCITTQLIEAGIDISFEAVIRSSAGLDSIAQAAGRCNRNGEQPNKQPVYIIRLEKN
- a CDS encoding CRISPR-associated endonuclease Cas3'': MKFIAHYNQVTGEQQLLKDHLLETAALSKRFGKKLNLEAVCYVAGLLHDIGKYSDDFQNYLKQAMIDPNSVTRGSVDHSTAGGKLLYEYLHQKNQCPYQKLVAELVGNAIISHHSSHGLQDFIKPEEDFSLDYLKRVRDKELPEYGTIKKRFFEDCLSESEFLAYLEMATEELKAFFISENKPTENQLFFIAKMIYSCLLDADRTNTMNFETRTTYEPIQQKPLFLKYS